From Methanobacterium congolense, one genomic window encodes:
- a CDS encoding UPF0058 family protein: protein MYKDELIQLHQFLVYVLKYLDDEYEVKDECKEYLCLHISPHHIHRTKAEHKHAIFVLSSAISEIIANNNGGSSSNISNGLAELVKRSKKELLKFQDENSLKYQKEKVKL from the coding sequence ATGTACAAGGATGAGCTCATACAACTGCATCAGTTTCTGGTATACGTTTTGAAGTATCTTGATGATGAATATGAAGTGAAAGATGAGTGCAAGGAGTACCTCTGTCTTCATATAAGCCCCCACCACATTCACAGAACTAAAGCCGAACATAAACACGCTATTTTCGTATTATCCAGTGCAATTTCTGAGATAATTGCAAACAACAATGGTGGAAGTTCTTCAAACATCTCAAACGGTCTTGCAGAGCTTGTAAAACGATCAAAGAAGGAATTGCTCAAATTCCAGGATGAAAATTCTCTGAAGTATCAGAAAGAAAAAGTAAAACTTTAA
- the hisD gene encoding histidinol dehydrogenase, producing the protein MEIIELTDKKRDELLKRSELDDADVAGIVGDIINDVRNRGDEALKHYTEKFDKVKLEDLRVESSSINKKNFNIEDKVLNALKKASKNIKKFHKAQIPEEWSIEVDEGINAGQIIRPLDSVGCYIPGGRAIYPSTILMTVIPAKMAGVKRVICCTPPQPDGTVSDIILAAASIAGINEIYMVGGAQAVAAMAYGTETIPKVDKIVGPGNVFVTAAKKMVYGAVDIDFPAGPSEVLIIADETANPEYVALDMMAQAEHDPNAASVLVTDSMETAEAVNAEIQEKIGSMERSEIITESLQKYGRIVLTESIEEAVDFSNDYGPEHLIITTENPEKQLESITNAGSIFLGQLTPVAAGDYGSGTNHVLPTSGCARMYSGLSTESFIKKPTVQRLSEKGVLSLKDVIIDLAEYEGLYAHAESFKKRLDHGKEQERLK; encoded by the coding sequence ATGGAAATCATAGAATTAACTGATAAAAAAAGGGATGAACTTTTAAAACGTTCAGAACTTGATGATGCTGATGTTGCAGGCATCGTTGGTGATATAATCAATGATGTGAGAAACAGGGGTGATGAGGCACTTAAACACTACACAGAAAAGTTTGACAAGGTTAAACTTGAAGATCTAAGGGTTGAATCATCATCAATAAACAAGAAAAACTTCAACATTGAGGATAAGGTTTTAAATGCCCTTAAAAAGGCTTCAAAAAATATAAAAAAGTTTCACAAGGCTCAAATACCTGAAGAATGGTCAATTGAGGTTGATGAAGGCATAAACGCCGGGCAGATAATCAGGCCCCTGGACTCAGTTGGATGCTACATTCCAGGTGGCAGGGCCATATACCCCTCAACCATACTCATGACAGTGATACCTGCAAAGATGGCCGGTGTTAAAAGGGTTATATGCTGCACCCCTCCCCAGCCAGACGGCACTGTCAGTGACATAATCCTTGCAGCAGCAAGCATAGCAGGTATTAATGAAATATACATGGTTGGAGGTGCCCAAGCAGTGGCTGCAATGGCCTATGGAACAGAAACCATACCAAAGGTTGATAAAATAGTTGGACCCGGAAACGTATTCGTCACAGCAGCAAAGAAAATGGTTTACGGGGCAGTGGATATTGATTTTCCTGCAGGTCCATCAGAGGTTCTCATAATCGCAGATGAAACTGCCAATCCCGAGTACGTTGCACTTGACATGATGGCCCAGGCAGAGCACGACCCAAACGCAGCATCAGTCCTTGTAACAGATTCCATGGAAACTGCAGAGGCAGTCAATGCTGAAATTCAGGAGAAAATCGGATCCATGGAGCGCAGTGAGATCATAACTGAATCCCTCCAGAAGTACGGTAGGATAGTCTTAACAGAATCCATTGAAGAGGCAGTTGACTTTTCAAATGATTACGGTCCCGAACACCTTATAATCACAACTGAAAACCCTGAAAAACAGCTGGAATCCATAACTAATGCTGGATCAATATTTTTAGGCCAGCTCACACCTGTTGCAGCAGGGGACTACGGCTCTGGAACCAACCATGTTCTCCCAACATCTGGCTGTGCCAGGATGTACTCAGGACTCTCTACAGAATCCTTCATAAAGAAACCAACTGTACAAAGACTATCAGAAAAGGGAGTTCTAAGTCTTAAGGATGTTATCATTGATCTTGCAGAGTACGAGGGCCTATATGCACATGCAGAGTCCTTCAAAAAACGTCTGGATCATGGGAAGGAGCAAGAAAGATTGAAGTAA
- the aspS gene encoding aspartate--tRNA(Asn) ligase, with protein sequence MTDSLENWRRTHYTKNVKPEINGEEIVLMGWVHEIRDLGGIIFVLLRDRDGLIQITAPSKKVSPELFEEIKKLKKEGVLAVRGLVQESGKAPNGVEIIPEEIKLLNESKLPLPLDTTGNTHAEIDTRLDSRFLDLRKHNVSAIFKIKSRMFHSIRNFLESRGYLEINTPKLVASATEGGTELFPITYFEREAFLGQSPQLYKQMMMGSGFDKVFEIAPIFRAEEHDTLRHLNEAISIDVETAFTDNEDAMNILEELVCKAITDVKEHCEDALKTLEVELEVPETPFKRVTYDEVIDIVNSKGVAMRHGEDLSRAAEKALGEVMDDYYFITEWPTSIKPFYVMPGFEDPEKSCAFDLMYKDLEISSGAMRVHQHDLLLEKIKKQGLNPDSFSRYLAAFEYGMPPHAGWGLGAERFTMCLTGAKNIRETVLFPRDRRRLTP encoded by the coding sequence TTGACAGATTCATTGGAAAACTGGAGAAGAACTCACTACACAAAAAACGTTAAACCCGAGATAAACGGTGAAGAGATAGTGCTCATGGGATGGGTACACGAGATAAGAGACCTCGGTGGAATAATATTCGTCCTTTTAAGGGATAGGGATGGGCTGATACAGATAACAGCTCCAAGTAAAAAGGTTTCACCAGAACTCTTTGAGGAGATCAAGAAACTCAAAAAAGAAGGAGTACTCGCAGTCAGAGGACTGGTTCAGGAATCAGGAAAAGCACCAAACGGTGTTGAAATCATTCCGGAGGAAATAAAACTCCTAAACGAATCCAAACTGCCCTTACCCCTTGACACAACAGGTAACACCCACGCCGAAATTGACACAAGACTTGATTCAAGGTTCTTAGACCTTAGAAAACACAACGTCAGTGCAATATTCAAGATAAAAAGCAGGATGTTCCATTCAATAAGAAACTTCCTGGAATCCAGAGGATACCTTGAAATCAACACTCCAAAACTCGTTGCATCTGCAACAGAGGGAGGTACAGAACTCTTCCCAATAACCTACTTCGAGAGGGAAGCATTCCTTGGTCAGAGCCCACAGCTCTACAAGCAGATGATGATGGGTTCAGGTTTCGACAAGGTATTTGAAATAGCACCTATATTCCGTGCAGAGGAACACGACACCCTCAGACACCTAAACGAAGCAATATCCATAGATGTGGAAACAGCCTTCACAGACAATGAGGATGCAATGAACATACTTGAGGAACTGGTGTGCAAGGCAATCACTGACGTTAAAGAACACTGTGAAGACGCCCTCAAAACCCTTGAAGTGGAGTTAGAGGTACCAGAAACCCCATTCAAACGTGTGACCTACGACGAGGTCATTGACATAGTCAACTCCAAGGGAGTTGCAATGAGACACGGAGAAGACCTTTCAAGGGCAGCTGAAAAAGCCCTTGGAGAAGTTATGGATGATTACTACTTCATAACAGAATGGCCAACATCCATAAAACCATTCTACGTAATGCCTGGATTTGAAGACCCAGAAAAGAGCTGTGCTTTCGACTTGATGTACAAGGACCTTGAAATATCTTCAGGAGCAATGCGGGTGCACCAGCACGACCTGCTCCTTGAGAAGATCAAAAAACAGGGCCTCAACCCAGATTCCTTCAGCAGATACCTTGCAGCATTCGAATATGGAATGCCGCCACATGCTGGCTGGGGACTTGGAGCAGAAAGGTTCACAATGTGCCTGACTGGTGCAAAGAACATAAGGGAAACAGTGCTCTTCCCAAGGGACAGAAGGCGGTTAACACCGTAA
- a CDS encoding BaiN/RdsA family NAD(P)/FAD-dependent oxidoreductase, with protein MKTYDVAVVGGGPAGMMAAIRAAELKKNVVLVERNDKLGKKLLITGSGRCNLTNTADTTDFLKKFGKKGSFLRSAFKTFSNRDTMEFFKSRGLDLKVEEGGRVFPVTDDAGSVLNLLKSSLRESNVSVLYNHRLSHMDVLGGDGPSFKLNFDSNSFMAHRVVLATGGASYPATGSSGDGFRIVSELGHKVVPLKPGSVPLKTREKWIWDLQGTALEKVGLKFKRGKKKVASGEGDLIFTHFGVSGPGVLDLSGSVVQALEDGEVQLFMDLKPETGMEALEEELLKDFEAHGKTYLKNFMKFLMPNRLIPVFLELVGVDPNKSLNQVSKKERNSLLNLLKSMPLTVTGSLPLKNAMVTCGGISKREIDPQSMESRICSGLYFAGELIDLCAPTGGYNLQEAFSTGYLAGESAAGLDK; from the coding sequence GTGAAAACATATGATGTGGCTGTTGTTGGAGGGGGACCTGCAGGTATGATGGCTGCAATCCGCGCAGCAGAACTTAAAAAAAATGTGGTGCTCGTTGAGAGAAACGATAAACTCGGTAAAAAACTTCTCATAACCGGAAGTGGTAGATGTAACCTCACAAACACTGCAGATACCACGGACTTTCTGAAAAAATTCGGTAAAAAGGGTTCATTTCTAAGATCAGCCTTCAAAACATTTTCAAACAGGGACACAATGGAATTCTTCAAATCCCGCGGCCTGGATCTGAAGGTTGAAGAGGGAGGCAGGGTTTTCCCGGTTACAGATGATGCAGGTTCTGTTCTGAACCTTTTAAAATCGTCTTTAAGAGAATCAAATGTTTCAGTTCTTTACAATCACAGGCTCTCCCATATGGATGTTCTGGGAGGTGATGGACCCTCCTTCAAGCTGAACTTTGACAGCAACTCATTCATGGCACACCGTGTTGTTCTTGCAACTGGAGGAGCTTCCTACCCTGCAACGGGATCCTCAGGTGACGGCTTCAGAATTGTCAGCGAACTTGGCCACAAGGTGGTTCCATTAAAACCAGGTTCTGTACCCCTGAAAACAAGGGAGAAATGGATATGGGATCTTCAGGGAACAGCCCTTGAGAAGGTTGGCCTTAAATTTAAGAGGGGTAAAAAGAAGGTTGCCTCTGGTGAAGGAGATCTTATTTTCACCCACTTTGGAGTTTCAGGGCCAGGAGTTCTTGATCTCAGTGGAAGTGTTGTTCAGGCACTTGAAGATGGAGAGGTTCAGCTCTTCATGGATCTGAAACCTGAAACTGGAATGGAAGCCCTTGAAGAGGAACTCTTAAAGGACTTTGAGGCACATGGAAAAACTTACCTTAAGAATTTTATGAAGTTTTTAATGCCTAACCGATTAATCCCAGTGTTTCTAGAACTTGTAGGGGTTGATCCAAATAAAAGCCTCAACCAGGTAAGTAAAAAAGAGAGAAATTCATTGCTCAACCTCTTAAAATCAATGCCCTTAACCGTGACAGGATCTTTGCCACTTAAAAATGCCATGGTAACGTGTGGGGGTATTTCAAAGAGAGAAATAGATCCTCAAAGTATGGAATCCCGGATATGCTCTGGACTTTACTTTGCAGGTGAGTTAATAGATCTCTGTGCACCTACAGGTGGTTACAACCTCCAGGAAGCCTTTTCAACAGGTTACCTTGCAGGTGAGAGTGCAGCAGGATTGGATAAATGA
- the acs gene encoding acetate--CoA ligase alpha subunit, with protein MHDMFNAKSVAVIGASETKGKIGYDIMKSLLNYYKGEIVPVNPKGGKIHGLPAYTSIKEHGPVDLAVITIPSHIIPATVEECGETGIKNIVVISAGFKEVDEEGAKLENQLVEISKKYGIKLVGPNCLGIMNTYNNMNASFSSDIAHKGKISFMTQSGAIMAAILDYADKKNIGFSRIVSLGNKAVINENDCMKDFMEDENTNVITAYLEGIVDGQGFIEASKKASKKKPVLVIKSGRTSKGSEAVSSHTGTIAGSDSAYEAAFSQCGIIRVNSLDELMDYSSALALSPLPKGNKIAIITNAGGPAIMTTDVAIRKGLELAQLTCETRQTLKDGLPETASVKNPVDVLGDASPERYAFALETILEDPNVDGVIYLVTPQSVTDAEGIAQVAIEHAKKSEKPILCSFFGGTSFEGAEKLLAEEQVPNYLYPKRAVKSMKKLYDYSIIKEQEYPKAPEFNVDKVTVKNIIEDAKEKGMHTLGLESFDILKAYGIPTVGTAITTTVEDTVKAAEEIGYPLVMKIVSPQISHKSDVGGIKLNLNNADEVRAAYEDMMENIPKKEPEATLEGVQLQKMLSGGTEVIIGMVQDPAFGPMLMFGLGGIYVEVLKDVKFAIAPVNDIEAEEMISGIKTHELLEGARGDNPKDVEAILDIILRISKLVTDFPEINEFEINPLMVFDEGEGALAVDMRLMLKEGKSSDLLQPSERSMKLKSSH; from the coding sequence ATGCATGATATGTTCAATGCAAAATCAGTTGCAGTAATAGGTGCATCGGAGACAAAGGGTAAAATCGGATACGATATAATGAAGTCCCTTTTAAATTATTACAAGGGAGAAATAGTCCCCGTCAACCCAAAAGGTGGTAAAATACATGGACTTCCTGCTTACACATCCATAAAGGAACATGGTCCTGTAGACCTTGCAGTGATAACCATACCATCCCACATAATTCCAGCAACAGTTGAAGAATGTGGAGAAACTGGAATAAAAAACATTGTAGTGATTTCAGCAGGATTTAAGGAAGTTGATGAAGAAGGAGCCAAACTAGAGAACCAGCTGGTGGAGATATCCAAAAAATACGGCATAAAACTCGTTGGTCCTAACTGTTTGGGTATAATGAACACTTACAACAATATGAATGCATCATTCTCTTCTGATATTGCTCATAAAGGTAAAATATCATTCATGACCCAGTCAGGAGCCATAATGGCAGCTATACTGGATTACGCTGATAAAAAGAATATAGGATTTTCCAGGATCGTCAGCCTTGGAAATAAGGCAGTTATCAACGAAAACGATTGCATGAAGGATTTCATGGAAGATGAGAACACCAACGTTATAACAGCTTACTTAGAAGGTATCGTTGATGGTCAAGGTTTCATAGAAGCCAGTAAAAAAGCTTCAAAGAAAAAACCTGTTCTCGTTATAAAATCTGGAAGAACATCCAAGGGATCCGAAGCAGTTTCCTCACACACAGGTACCATCGCTGGTTCAGACTCTGCATACGAAGCAGCATTCTCACAGTGCGGAATCATACGTGTGAACTCCCTTGACGAACTCATGGATTACAGTAGTGCACTTGCACTCTCACCACTTCCAAAGGGAAACAAAATAGCCATAATAACAAATGCTGGTGGTCCAGCAATTATGACAACGGACGTTGCAATAAGGAAGGGCCTTGAACTTGCTCAGCTCACCTGTGAAACCAGACAAACATTGAAGGACGGATTACCTGAAACTGCAAGCGTTAAAAACCCTGTTGATGTACTTGGAGATGCAAGTCCAGAGAGGTACGCCTTTGCCCTTGAAACCATTCTTGAGGATCCCAACGTGGACGGTGTGATCTACCTTGTAACACCACAATCAGTTACCGATGCTGAGGGAATTGCCCAGGTTGCAATCGAGCATGCCAAGAAATCTGAAAAACCAATTTTATGCAGTTTCTTTGGAGGAACCAGCTTTGAAGGTGCTGAAAAACTTCTGGCTGAAGAACAGGTACCCAACTACCTCTACCCTAAACGTGCTGTAAAGAGTATGAAAAAACTCTACGATTACAGTATTATCAAGGAACAGGAGTATCCTAAAGCCCCTGAATTCAACGTTGACAAGGTTACAGTTAAAAACATAATTGAAGATGCCAAGGAAAAGGGCATGCACACACTTGGTCTTGAATCCTTCGACATACTGAAGGCATACGGAATTCCAACAGTGGGCACAGCCATCACAACAACGGTTGAAGACACTGTAAAGGCTGCTGAGGAAATCGGTTACCCACTGGTTATGAAGATCGTTTCCCCACAGATATCACACAAATCAGATGTTGGTGGAATCAAACTCAACCTCAACAATGCAGATGAAGTCAGGGCAGCCTACGAGGACATGATGGAGAACATACCTAAGAAGGAACCTGAAGCCACCCTTGAAGGTGTTCAGTTACAGAAGATGTTGTCTGGTGGTACCGAGGTCATCATCGGTATGGTTCAGGACCCTGCCTTTGGTCCAATGCTCATGTTTGGACTGGGCGGTATATACGTGGAAGTCCTGAAGGATGTTAAATTCGCAATTGCCCCTGTAAATGATATAGAGGCAGAGGAAATGATAAGTGGAATCAAAACACATGAACTCCTTGAAGGTGCTCGTGGGGATAATCCAAAGGATGTTGAAGCAATCCTTGATATAATACTCAGGATTTCAAAGCTTGTCACAGACTTCCCAGAGATCAACGAATTTGAAATCAACCCATTGATGGTCTTTGATGAGGGAGAAGGAGCATTAGCCGTTGATATGAGGCTCATGTTAAAAGAAGGAAAATCCAGCGACCTTCTGCAGCCATCAGAAAGATCAATGAAATTGAAATCATCCCACTGA
- a CDS encoding class I SAM-dependent methyltransferase translates to MIKVVYDIKVYREVLRDIIQADDVVVELGCHVGNSTRIISKLNNNGRIFAIDNSPEAVKPMESLEKENPNLEFTRADVRLHETLEAVAEKIREVGRCDLLSVDLGGGYHPDTVFKVFFIWSSTLKPRNTIIRNRGLLDFIHSSSTDEVIRSHEGWLESSGDDGIPPRLKEFKLWSSKIN, encoded by the coding sequence ATGATAAAGGTAGTTTACGATATCAAAGTTTATAGGGAAGTATTAAGAGATATTATACAAGCAGATGATGTGGTTGTGGAGTTGGGATGCCATGTTGGTAATTCCACACGGATCATCTCAAAGCTCAACAACAATGGAAGAATATTTGCCATTGACAACAGCCCAGAGGCAGTAAAGCCAATGGAATCACTTGAAAAAGAAAATCCAAACCTTGAATTCACCAGGGCAGATGTCAGACTCCATGAAACACTGGAAGCTGTGGCTGAGAAGATCAGGGAAGTTGGAAGGTGTGACCTTTTATCCGTGGATCTTGGAGGAGGATACCATCCCGACACAGTTTTCAAGGTCTTTTTCATATGGTCGTCAACTTTAAAACCCAGAAATACTATAATAAGAAACAGAGGACTTTTAGATTTCATCCATTCATCTTCAACAGATGAGGTGATAAGATCCCATGAGGGATGGCTGGAATCATCTGGGGATGATGGAATCCCACCAAGGTTGAAGGAATTCAAACTCTGGTCTTCAAAGATCAACTAA